One stretch of Thermanaerosceptrum fracticalcis DNA includes these proteins:
- the buk gene encoding butyrate kinase encodes MENYKILAINPGSTSTKIAVFVNENLDFEKTLRHSTEELEKFPRVADQFLFRMEVITSSLEEAQIPLGSLQAVVGRGGLLKPISGGTYLVNEAMCHDLKHAKKEHASNLGALIAREIGERFGIPAFIVDPVVVDEMEPLARVSGMKGVERKSLFHALNQKAIARKAAEALNKKYEECNLIVAHMGGGVSVGAHEKGRVIDVNNALDGDGPFSPERSGGVPVGSIVEMCFEKGLSRNEVYKCIVGRGGLVGYLGTNDARVVEEMIKQGNEEARLVYEAMAYQVAKEIGSCAAVLKGKVEAIALTGGLAYSQMLTNWIKERVEFIAPVMIFPGEGEMEALAGGALRVLQGTEVYKEYL; translated from the coding sequence ATGGAGAACTATAAAATCCTGGCCATTAACCCTGGCTCAACATCTACTAAGATTGCTGTCTTTGTCAATGAAAACCTGGACTTTGAGAAAACGCTGCGTCATAGTACGGAGGAACTGGAGAAGTTCCCGCGGGTGGCCGACCAGTTTTTATTCCGCATGGAGGTAATTACTTCTTCCCTGGAGGAAGCCCAAATTCCCCTCGGTAGTTTGCAGGCTGTGGTGGGTCGGGGGGGATTACTTAAACCTATTAGCGGCGGAACTTATCTTGTCAATGAAGCCATGTGCCATGATTTGAAGCATGCCAAAAAGGAACATGCATCTAACCTGGGTGCCCTGATTGCTAGAGAGATAGGCGAGAGGTTTGGCATCCCTGCCTTTATTGTAGACCCCGTAGTGGTAGACGAAATGGAGCCGCTGGCCAGAGTATCGGGCATGAAAGGGGTGGAACGGAAAAGCCTTTTTCATGCCTTAAACCAGAAAGCCATTGCACGCAAGGCAGCAGAGGCCCTTAACAAAAAGTATGAAGAATGTAATCTGATAGTAGCTCACATGGGCGGCGGTGTTTCCGTAGGAGCCCATGAAAAAGGCAGGGTAATTGACGTTAATAATGCTTTAGACGGAGATGGGCCATTTTCCCCGGAACGTTCCGGGGGGGTTCCCGTAGGCAGTATTGTAGAAATGTGCTTTGAAAAGGGCTTGAGCCGGAATGAAGTATACAAATGTATTGTGGGGCGGGGGGGCCTGGTGGGTTATCTGGGTACTAACGATGCCAGGGTCGTGGAAGAGATGATTAAGCAGGGAAATGAAGAAGCCCGCCTGGTTTATGAGGCCATGGCCTATCAGGTAGCTAAAGAGATTGGCAGTTGTGCTGCGGTGCTGAAAGGGAAAGTGGAGGCTATTGCCCTAACGGGCGGCCTGGCTTATTCCCAGATGCTAACTAACTGGATAAAAGAAAGAGTGGAGTTTATTGCCCCCGTGATGATCTTCCCCGGCGAAGGAGAAATGGAAGCCCTGGCAGGAGGGGCCTTACGGGTCTTACAGGGGACAGAGGTCTATAAAGAATATTTATAG
- the nifJ gene encoding pyruvate:ferredoxin (flavodoxin) oxidoreductase, producing the protein MGKKMKTMDGNTAAAYVAYAFTEVAAIYPITPSSTMAEVVDEWSAHGQKNIFGQTVRVAEMQSEAGAAGAVHGSLSAGALTTTFTASQGLLLMIPNMYKIAGELLPGVFHVSARAVASHALSIFGDHSDVMACRQTGFALLASGSVQEVMDLGGIAHLTAIKSRVPFLHFFDGFRTSHEIQKIEIIDYEEFAKLVDHQAIKDFRDRALSPEHPYTKGTAQNPDIFFQAREASNPYYEAVPDLVEAYMAEISKLTGREYHPFNYYGDPEAEHVIVAMGSVCETVEETVDYLRAKGEKVGVIKVHLYRPFTARYFFNVLPKTVKRIAVLDRTKEPGALGEPLYQDVCTLFFGKENAPLIVGGRYGLGSKDTTPTQIKAVFDNLKENTPKNRFTIGIVDDVTFTSLPLGKKINTAPEGTSRCKFWGFGSDGTVGANKDAIKIIGDNTDLYAQAYFAYDSKKSGGVTISHLRFGKKPIKSTYLIDEADFIACHKQSYVNQYQVLEGLREGGTFLLNCNWKPEELSEKLPADMKKYLAENKINFYIIDAVDIAAKLGLGGRINMVMQAAFFKLANVIPLDDAITYLKDAIEKTYGKKGDAIVEMNQAAVDKALEALVKVDVPASWAEVSLEEAAATRDVPEFIQKVVEPMNAQQGDKLPVSAFVGREDGSFPHGTSAYEKRCIAIEVPEWQTDNCIQCNQCAYVCPHAAIRPVLLNEEEQAKAPQGFVTKKAVGKQLEGLAYRIQVSPLDCTGCGSCAQTCPAKQKALVMKPVAEMVEKEAANWEYATTVACKEGLWNLHSVKGSQFAQPLLEFSGACAGCGETPYAKLVTQLFGDRMIIANATGCSSIWGASAPSTPYCTNAKGQGPAWANSLFEDNAEYGYGMVLAIKQIREKITDLMQGALERDIPEELKEAFKLWLAGKDEGNASKEAKAKLLPLLEKYANLSVVQEIAEKKDYLVKPSHWVFGGDGWAYDIGYGGLDHVLASGEDINILVFDTEVYSNTGGQSSKATPAAAVAKFAASGKKVKKKDLGMIAATYGYVYVAQVAMGADQNQLIKALTEAEAYKGPSLIIAYAPCINHGLKLGMGCTQQEEKRAVEAGYWHLYRYNPELKKQGKNPFVLDSKEPTASFREFLMGEVRYSSLLNTFPETAEALFTKAEEDAKERYETYKRLAQG; encoded by the coding sequence ATGGGTAAAAAGATGAAGACCATGGACGGTAATACCGCTGCGGCCTATGTGGCGTACGCTTTTACGGAAGTGGCGGCCATTTATCCCATCACACCTTCCTCTACCATGGCGGAAGTTGTGGATGAATGGAGCGCTCATGGTCAAAAGAACATCTTTGGCCAAACAGTGAGGGTAGCCGAAATGCAATCCGAAGCAGGAGCAGCCGGTGCGGTCCACGGTTCTTTATCTGCCGGTGCTCTTACTACGACTTTTACGGCCTCACAGGGGCTCTTGCTCATGATTCCCAATATGTACAAGATAGCGGGGGAACTTCTGCCCGGGGTTTTTCATGTAAGTGCCCGCGCCGTGGCCAGCCATGCTCTTTCTATCTTTGGCGACCATTCCGATGTGATGGCCTGCAGACAGACAGGCTTCGCCCTTTTGGCCTCCGGCAGTGTCCAGGAAGTAATGGACCTGGGGGGAATCGCCCATTTAACAGCCATCAAATCCCGGGTGCCTTTTCTCCATTTCTTTGACGGGTTTAGAACCTCCCATGAGATTCAAAAGATTGAAATCATTGACTACGAGGAGTTTGCCAAACTAGTTGACCATCAAGCCATTAAGGACTTCCGGGACAGGGCTTTGTCGCCGGAGCATCCCTATACGAAAGGTACGGCGCAGAACCCCGATATTTTCTTCCAGGCCCGTGAGGCCTCCAACCCCTATTACGAGGCTGTCCCTGACCTGGTAGAAGCCTATATGGCCGAAATCAGTAAACTTACCGGCCGGGAATACCATCCTTTTAATTACTACGGTGATCCCGAGGCTGAACATGTTATCGTAGCCATGGGTTCCGTTTGCGAAACCGTCGAGGAAACCGTTGACTACTTAAGGGCCAAAGGTGAAAAGGTCGGTGTCATTAAGGTACATCTTTACAGGCCGTTCACTGCCAGGTACTTCTTCAATGTCTTGCCCAAGACTGTGAAGAGAATCGCAGTTTTAGACAGGACCAAGGAGCCAGGCGCGCTGGGTGAACCTCTCTACCAGGATGTATGCACCCTGTTCTTTGGTAAAGAAAATGCACCTCTTATTGTGGGCGGCCGTTATGGCCTGGGTTCCAAAGATACCACACCAACCCAGATCAAAGCCGTTTTCGATAATCTTAAGGAGAATACCCCTAAGAACCGCTTTACCATTGGTATTGTGGATGATGTAACCTTCACCAGCCTTCCTTTGGGGAAGAAGATCAATACTGCCCCCGAGGGTACCAGCCGCTGCAAGTTCTGGGGCTTTGGTTCCGACGGAACAGTAGGGGCCAACAAGGATGCCATTAAAATTATCGGCGACAACACAGACCTCTATGCCCAGGCTTACTTCGCCTATGATTCCAAGAAATCCGGCGGGGTGACCATCTCTCACCTGCGGTTCGGTAAGAAACCCATCAAATCCACTTACCTCATTGATGAAGCGGACTTTATTGCCTGCCATAAACAGTCTTATGTAAACCAGTACCAGGTCCTGGAAGGCTTAAGAGAAGGCGGGACTTTCCTCCTGAACTGCAACTGGAAACCCGAAGAACTCTCGGAAAAGCTGCCGGCGGACATGAAAAAGTACCTGGCAGAAAATAAAATAAATTTCTATATCATCGATGCCGTGGATATCGCCGCTAAACTGGGCTTAGGCGGCAGGATTAACATGGTCATGCAGGCTGCCTTCTTTAAACTGGCCAATGTTATTCCCCTTGATGACGCCATTACATACCTGAAAGATGCCATTGAAAAAACCTACGGTAAAAAAGGCGATGCCATCGTGGAAATGAACCAGGCTGCCGTAGATAAGGCCCTGGAAGCCCTGGTTAAAGTGGATGTTCCCGCCAGTTGGGCTGAAGTCAGCCTGGAGGAGGCCGCTGCCACCAGGGATGTACCGGAATTTATTCAAAAAGTCGTGGAACCTATGAATGCCCAGCAGGGTGACAAGTTGCCCGTCAGTGCCTTTGTAGGACGGGAAGACGGTTCCTTCCCCCATGGCACTTCTGCTTACGAGAAACGCTGCATTGCCATCGAGGTGCCGGAATGGCAGACGGACAATTGCATCCAGTGCAACCAGTGCGCTTATGTCTGTCCCCACGCCGCCATCAGGCCTGTACTGCTGAATGAAGAGGAACAGGCCAAGGCACCCCAGGGCTTTGTTACTAAAAAAGCTGTCGGTAAGCAGCTGGAGGGGTTGGCCTATCGCATACAGGTCAGTCCTCTGGATTGTACCGGCTGTGGCAGCTGTGCCCAAACCTGCCCCGCGAAACAGAAGGCCCTGGTGATGAAGCCGGTGGCGGAAATGGTGGAAAAGGAAGCTGCCAACTGGGAATATGCTACTACCGTTGCCTGTAAGGAAGGACTCTGGAACCTCCACTCTGTTAAAGGCAGCCAGTTTGCCCAGCCACTCCTGGAGTTCTCCGGGGCCTGTGCCGGCTGTGGTGAAACACCTTATGCCAAACTGGTTACCCAGCTCTTTGGCGACAGAATGATTATTGCCAATGCTACAGGCTGCTCCTCGATTTGGGGAGCTTCCGCCCCCAGCACACCTTATTGTACCAATGCCAAAGGGCAGGGCCCGGCCTGGGCTAACTCCCTCTTTGAGGACAATGCCGAGTATGGCTATGGTATGGTCCTGGCTATTAAGCAGATTCGGGAAAAAATAACCGATCTCATGCAGGGGGCTTTAGAAAGGGATATCCCGGAAGAACTGAAAGAGGCCTTCAAACTCTGGTTGGCCGGTAAAGATGAGGGCAATGCTTCCAAGGAGGCTAAAGCCAAACTCCTGCCTTTACTGGAAAAGTATGCCAACCTCTCTGTGGTTCAAGAAATTGCCGAGAAGAAGGATTACCTGGTGAAGCCTTCCCACTGGGTCTTTGGCGGCGACGGCTGGGCTTACGATATTGGCTACGGCGGTCTGGATCATGTGCTGGCCTCCGGCGAAGATATCAATATCCTGGTCTTTGATACAGAGGTTTACTCCAATACGGGCGGCCAGTCCTCCAAGGCCACACCTGCAGCGGCGGTAGCCAAGTTTGCCGCTTCCGGCAAGAAGGTTAAGAAGAAAGACTTGGGCATGATTGCCGCCACTTATGGTTATGTTTACGTAGCCCAGGTGGCCATGGGCGCAGACCAGAATCAGCTGATAAAAGCCTTGACGGAAGCGGAAGCTTATAAAGGTCCATCTTTGATCATTGCCTATGCTCCCTGTATCAACCATGGTTTGAAGCTGGGCATGGGCTGCACCCAGCAGGAAGAAAAGCGGGCCGTGGAGGCCGGGTACTGGCACCTCTACCGCTATAATCCCGAACTCAAGAAGCAGGGCAAGAATCCTTTCGTGCTAGATTCCAAGGAACCCACGGCCTCTTTCCGGGAATTCTTAATGGGAGAAGTACGTTATTCCTCGCTTCTTAACACTTTCCCGGAAACTGCGGAAGCCCTCTTTACCAAGGCGGAAGAGGATGCCAAAGAAAGATACGAGACTTATAAGCGCCTGGCCCAGGGCTGA
- a CDS encoding YhcH/YjgK/YiaL family protein: MILGHIKNLDVEKGAFSPTLVKGLAYLANTDFSTLAPGRYELDGDKMFALVQDSQTQPKAQRKAETHEKYIDVQYIAEGVEVMGYALNSPEHEIKENLLAEKDAIFYKTVKGEIDLVVFQGMYAVFFPHDVHRPGCMYGAELSIVKKVVLKIAVSAM; the protein is encoded by the coding sequence ATGATTCTCGGACACATCAAAAATTTGGATGTAGAAAAAGGCGCCTTCTCACCTACGCTGGTTAAAGGGTTGGCATACCTGGCTAACACTGATTTCTCCACCCTGGCGCCAGGACGCTATGAGCTGGACGGTGATAAAATGTTTGCCCTGGTCCAGGACAGTCAAACCCAGCCCAAAGCCCAGCGTAAAGCGGAAACCCACGAAAAGTATATTGATGTCCAGTATATAGCAGAAGGCGTCGAGGTTATGGGTTATGCTCTGAACTCCCCGGAGCATGAAATAAAAGAAAATCTCCTGGCAGAGAAAGATGCTATCTTTTACAAAACTGTAAAAGGTGAGATCGACCTGGTTGTATTCCAGGGGATGTACGCCGTTTTCTTCCCCCATGATGTCCACCGTCCCGGCTGCATGTACGGGGCAGAGCTCTCTATAGTGAAAAAAGTGGTACTGAAAATTGCGGTTAGCGCAATGTAA
- a CDS encoding radical SAM protein, which yields MNLTNCRICPWECGVNRLAGEKGVCQAGGELKIAKAFLHPWEEPCISGTRGSGTIFFTHCNLKCVYCQNYKISQEHFGKEISISRFADICLSLQEKGAHNINLVSPTQFIPLVKAGLKEAKDRGLSIPVVYNGNGYEKVGTLKELNGLIDVYLPDLKYFSNEHAVKYSGVPNYFSIATGAIKEMYRQVGVPRFNDEGIILKGLIIRHLLLPGLEEDSRKILEWIARELPREVYLSLMGQYTPVHRAPEFPALARPVGEEAYEEMIDYFFQLGLENGFVQELTSSDVGYIPDFDLAGLE from the coding sequence ATGAATTTAACGAACTGCAGAATCTGTCCCTGGGAATGCGGCGTTAACCGGCTGGCAGGGGAAAAGGGAGTCTGCCAGGCCGGAGGAGAACTGAAGATAGCCAAGGCTTTTCTCCATCCCTGGGAAGAACCCTGTATCAGCGGCACCAGAGGCTCGGGGACTATCTTTTTTACTCACTGCAATCTAAAATGTGTTTACTGCCAGAACTACAAAATCAGTCAAGAACACTTTGGCAAGGAAATCTCCATTTCCCGTTTTGCCGATATCTGTCTTTCCCTGCAGGAAAAAGGAGCTCATAATATAAATTTGGTCTCACCTACCCAGTTTATTCCCCTGGTTAAAGCGGGCTTAAAAGAGGCTAAGGACAGAGGGCTCTCCATTCCGGTGGTTTATAATGGTAACGGTTATGAGAAGGTGGGGACGCTTAAAGAATTAAACGGATTAATTGATGTGTATTTGCCTGATCTCAAGTATTTTTCCAATGAGCACGCCGTGAAGTATTCCGGTGTCCCTAACTATTTTTCCATTGCCACCGGTGCCATCAAGGAGATGTACAGGCAGGTAGGAGTTCCTCGATTCAATGACGAGGGAATTATTCTGAAAGGATTAATCATCAGGCATCTCCTGTTGCCGGGCCTGGAAGAGGATTCACGGAAGATACTGGAGTGGATTGCCCGGGAGTTACCCCGGGAGGTTTATCTTAGCCTCATGGGACAGTATACCCCTGTTCACCGTGCACCTGAATTTCCTGCACTGGCCCGTCCTGTTGGAGAAGAGGCCTATGAAGAAATGATTGATTATTTTTTCCAGCTTGGGCTGGAAAATGGTTTTGTCCAGGAACTTACCTCTTCTGACGTAGGTTATATCCCGGATTTTGACTTGGCCGGTCTTGAGTAG
- a CDS encoding flavin reductase family protein, protein MLKEIPYNELAKEALEYLPKGAFLTVEARGKLNTMTIGWGYIGVIWGKPCFTVMVRDSRYTYELIESADNFTISIPFGKLKEALATCGSKSGRDIDKFKECGLKTLPAAKVSSPLIEGCDLHFECKIIYKQALDPAGIPTDVDAKFYPKKDYHTLYFGEIVACHQEV, encoded by the coding sequence ATGCTTAAAGAAATTCCCTATAACGAACTGGCCAAAGAGGCCCTGGAATACCTTCCCAAAGGGGCTTTCCTCACAGTGGAAGCTAGGGGAAAACTAAATACCATGACCATAGGCTGGGGTTATATTGGCGTCATTTGGGGCAAACCCTGTTTTACCGTGATGGTCAGAGATTCTCGTTATACTTATGAACTGATAGAATCCGCGGATAATTTTACAATAAGCATTCCCTTTGGCAAGCTGAAGGAAGCCCTGGCCACCTGTGGCAGCAAATCAGGCCGCGACATCGACAAATTTAAGGAATGCGGCTTAAAAACCTTGCCTGCGGCCAAAGTGTCCTCCCCTCTGATTGAAGGATGTGACCTTCACTTTGAGTGCAAGATCATCTACAAACAGGCCTTAGACCCCGCTGGGATACCAACAGATGTGGATGCCAAGTTTTACCCGAAAAAAGACTACCATACCCTGTACTTTGGCGAAATAGTAGCCTGCCATCAAGAAGTATAA
- a CDS encoding HAD family hydrolase, whose protein sequence is MKKITTLLFDLDGVLIDSFPDVADALNYAFKAVGAPEKSYEEIKSIFGYGAKNLVADGLGEKYASYFNEAMVTFKERYLATCLNKTKLYPGVKEVLNHFKDKNLAVVTNKSEFFSRYILEQLGVGQYFRYIVGPESVSCLKPHPEGILLLLERFRADAAESVMIGDFPSDMAAGKAAGTLTCGAYYGFGDRTKLKGAQADYYIETIAELKDLFF, encoded by the coding sequence ATGAAAAAAATTACAACATTGCTCTTTGATCTGGATGGGGTATTAATTGATTCTTTTCCTGATGTGGCGGATGCTCTTAATTACGCTTTTAAAGCCGTAGGAGCTCCGGAAAAAAGCTACGAGGAGATAAAAAGCATCTTTGGTTACGGGGCAAAAAACCTGGTAGCTGACGGGCTTGGCGAGAAATACGCCAGCTATTTTAATGAGGCAATGGTCACTTTTAAGGAGCGGTACCTGGCGACCTGTCTCAATAAAACAAAACTGTATCCTGGCGTGAAAGAGGTTCTGAACCACTTTAAGGACAAAAATCTGGCGGTTGTAACCAATAAGAGTGAGTTCTTTTCCCGCTATATCCTGGAACAGCTGGGTGTTGGCCAATACTTTCGTTATATCGTAGGACCGGAATCCGTAAGCTGTTTAAAACCACACCCTGAAGGGATCCTGCTTTTACTAGAGCGCTTTCGGGCCGATGCTGCCGAGAGTGTGATGATAGGTGATTTCCCATCGGATATGGCGGCAGGAAAGGCAGCCGGGACTCTTACCTGTGGTGCTTATTACGGTTTCGGTGACAGAACAAAACTTAAAGGTGCCCAAGCCGACTATTACATTGAAACCATCGCTGAGCTTAAAGATCTGTTTTTTTAG
- a CDS encoding UPF0182 family protein has product MYGGYHGTPGDENVREFKLSPKIPHKLIMFLAVILLFSILRFLVSFKLDWTWFSVLGYGPVFWKSFLAKVLVRGGIFAAAAALNFLNLYLVFKVAKKPLKLLIVLPLAAFLAFIVIGNSGDLWLAILKYLNAEPFGLTDPQFQLDVGFYVFKLPVLWLVYRVVNVWLLVNLVAALTLYLVFFPRRSEVSFQNITRRIFSGEEKKGLNHIGILLGLLMAWQAVQYKLSTYELLYSQAGSVIGAGAADIGARLPAYYLMMIFSVITGLFITVIFSKRMFLAVTAIPVFFLVTLLAAGVFPGLYQKFIVAPDELGREKPYLERNIMYTRLAYGLDKLTEVEYPVGELTAKDLQENRKTIDNIRLLDHRATKSTYGQQQEIRSYYDFVDVDVDRYLINGKVTQVLLAGRELNRQTLPEQARTFNNLMFKYTHGFGLAMSPANLVSEAGLPQYLIKDIPPQSPLFAVQEPRIYFGEATKDNVIVNTGLKEFDYPVGDDNQEYLYQGKKGIPMNFLNKILLTIRDMEFKYLLSSYITPESQYLETRHIKERVKRIAPFLLYDQDPYLVLGKDGKLYYLMDAYTVTDKFPYSQAVDDKNGFNYFRNSVKIILDAYSGEVNYYLLDQGDPIVRVYAKIYPGLFKPWEAFPQDLKEHIRYPEDLFNIQSLILRDYHMSNPTVFYNREDRWELAQELYWGKGQVQEPYYSIIKLPGEKEEEFVLMRSFTPTGKQNMVAWLAGRSDGANYGKLLLYKFPKGAQVPGTMQVESVIDQDPYISGQLTLWGQGGSRVLRGNLLVYPIGGSLLYVEPLYIEAEQNKFPQLKKVLVFYKDKIVMEDTLEKALKSLFGTTIPAPVPTDTGGIPLPPAETKVEELIKRLITLHKESKEKLKAGDWAGYGQIQSEIDRIMRSLEERS; this is encoded by the coding sequence TTGTACGGAGGATATCATGGGACTCCAGGGGATGAAAATGTTAGAGAGTTTAAATTATCCCCTAAAATTCCTCATAAATTGATAATGTTCCTGGCTGTAATTTTGCTTTTCAGCATCTTGCGGTTTCTTGTCTCTTTCAAGCTGGACTGGACCTGGTTCAGTGTTTTAGGTTACGGGCCTGTTTTTTGGAAGTCCTTTTTAGCCAAGGTCCTGGTAAGAGGAGGAATATTTGCTGCTGCAGCAGCCTTAAATTTTCTTAATCTTTACCTGGTCTTCAAAGTAGCCAAAAAACCCCTAAAACTTTTAATTGTCCTGCCTTTGGCCGCTTTCCTGGCTTTTATTGTGATAGGGAATTCAGGAGACCTGTGGTTAGCCATTCTCAAATATTTAAATGCTGAGCCCTTTGGTTTAACGGATCCCCAGTTTCAACTGGATGTGGGCTTTTATGTTTTTAAACTGCCCGTCTTGTGGCTGGTTTACCGGGTAGTGAATGTCTGGCTACTGGTCAACCTGGTGGCGGCTCTTACCCTTTATTTGGTATTTTTTCCCCGGCGTAGCGAGGTTTCCTTCCAGAACATAACCAGGCGTATATTCAGCGGCGAGGAAAAGAAAGGGCTCAACCATATTGGGATACTACTGGGATTGCTCATGGCCTGGCAAGCTGTGCAGTATAAACTATCCACTTATGAGCTCTTATATTCCCAGGCAGGTTCTGTCATTGGTGCGGGTGCTGCCGATATAGGGGCCAGGCTTCCAGCTTATTATCTGATGATGATTTTCTCTGTCATAACGGGTTTGTTTATTACCGTAATTTTTAGTAAACGCATGTTTCTTGCTGTCACTGCCATTCCTGTCTTTTTCCTGGTAACCCTGCTTGCTGCGGGAGTGTTTCCCGGTTTATATCAGAAGTTTATTGTGGCCCCTGATGAATTAGGACGGGAAAAGCCCTATTTGGAACGCAACATTATGTACACCCGTTTGGCCTATGGCCTGGATAAGTTGACAGAGGTTGAGTATCCGGTGGGTGAACTAACCGCCAAAGATCTACAGGAAAACAGAAAAACCATCGACAATATCAGGCTCCTGGATCACCGGGCTACGAAAAGCACCTATGGACAACAGCAGGAAATCCGTTCATATTACGATTTCGTCGATGTGGATGTGGACCGCTACCTGATTAATGGCAAAGTGACCCAGGTCCTCCTGGCAGGAAGGGAATTAAACCGCCAGACCCTGCCGGAACAGGCCCGGACCTTTAATAACCTGATGTTTAAATACACCCATGGTTTCGGGCTGGCCATGAGTCCGGCCAATTTGGTTAGTGAAGCGGGTTTGCCCCAGTACTTAATCAAAGATATACCACCCCAATCTCCCCTTTTTGCGGTTCAAGAACCACGGATTTATTTCGGTGAGGCCACCAAAGATAATGTCATCGTCAATACGGGCCTCAAAGAGTTCGATTATCCTGTAGGTGACGATAACCAGGAATACCTTTACCAGGGCAAAAAAGGCATCCCCATGAACTTTTTGAACAAAATCCTTTTAACCATCAGGGATATGGAGTTTAAGTACCTGCTTTCCAGTTACATTACTCCGGAGAGCCAGTATTTGGAGACACGCCATATCAAAGAACGTGTCAAAAGAATTGCACCTTTTCTTCTCTATGACCAGGATCCCTATCTGGTTCTGGGGAAAGACGGCAAGCTCTATTACCTCATGGATGCCTATACCGTTACCGACAAGTTCCCCTATTCCCAGGCTGTTGATGACAAAAATGGTTTTAACTACTTCAGAAACAGTGTGAAAATCATCCTGGATGCCTATTCGGGTGAGGTCAATTATTATCTCCTTGACCAGGGTGACCCTATTGTCAGGGTCTACGCCAAAATTTATCCCGGTTTATTCAAACCCTGGGAGGCATTTCCCCAGGACTTGAAAGAACATATCCGCTATCCCGAAGACCTCTTTAACATCCAATCCTTGATTTTACGGGATTATCACATGAGCAATCCTACCGTTTTTTATAACCGGGAAGATAGGTGGGAGTTAGCCCAGGAGCTGTACTGGGGTAAAGGTCAAGTTCAGGAACCTTATTACAGCATTATTAAACTCCCGGGAGAAAAAGAGGAAGAGTTTGTCCTCATGCGTTCCTTTACTCCTACAGGTAAACAAAACATGGTGGCCTGGCTGGCGGGGCGTTCTGACGGTGCCAACTACGGAAAGCTTTTGCTTTACAAGTTCCCCAAGGGCGCCCAGGTTCCCGGTACCATGCAGGTAGAATCTGTGATTGACCAGGACCCTTATATTTCCGGGCAGCTCACCCTCTGGGGTCAGGGCGGCAGCCGGGTCCTCCGGGGTAATCTCCTGGTCTACCCCATCGGCGGCTCCCTCCTCTATGTGGAACCCCTCTATATTGAAGCCGAGCAAAATAAATTCCCCCAGTTAAAGAAAGTCCTGGTTTTCTACAAAGACAAGATTGTGATGGAAGACACCCTGGAAAAAGCCTTGAAATCTTTATTTGGCACAACTATCCCCGCACCTGTACCTACGGACACTGGCGGTATACCTTTGCCTCCGGCAGAAACCAAGGTCGAGGAATTAATCAAACGCTTGATTACTCTGCACAAGGAAAGTAAGGAAAAGCTGAAGGCAGGCGACTGGGCAGGCTACGGCCAGATACAGAGCGAGATTGACAGGATCATGCGGTCTTTAGAAGAGAGAAGCTAA